One window of Populus nigra chromosome 5, ddPopNigr1.1, whole genome shotgun sequence genomic DNA carries:
- the LOC133694908 gene encoding acetylajmalan esterase-like produces the protein MATSNVVCALVLSSLFHFLLVPVSSTRGVNVLKKCGFKAIYQLGDSIADTGNLIRENPLSPYASFPYGLKLSKPTGRCSNGLLMIDYIARSAKLPSPGAYLNSARKFSGGRGGVNFAVAGSTALPAEVLSSKNIMNIVTNESLSTQLEWMFSYFNTTCSKDCAKEIKSSLFMVGEIGGNDYNYAFLFNKTTEELNALVPEVVRAIKDAVAKAIGRGARRVVVPGNFPIGCFPVYLSQFQPNDAAAYDEFHCLKGLNSFASYHNELLKQTVEGLKRNYPDVIIVYGDYYKAFMSIYQNARSLGFDTKSMQKACCGTGGDHNFSLMRMCGDPDVPVCPKC, from the exons ATGGCTACCAGCAACGTTGTTTGTGCTTTAGTTCTTTCCTCTCTGttccattttcttcttgttcctgTATCAAGTACTCGTGGAGTCAATGTTCTTAAAAAATGTGGGTTTAAAGCAATTTATCAGCTTGGGGATTCTATAGCTGACACTGGCAATTTGATTCGCGAAAATCCTCTTTCTCCATATGCTTCATTTCCTTATGGTTTGAAACTCTCGAAGCCAACAGGTAGATGCTCCAATGGGTTGTTGATGATTGATTACATTG CACGCTCGGCTAAACTTCCCTCTCCTGGTGCCTACTTGAATTCGGCAAGAAAATTTTCCGGTGGCCGCGGTGGAGTGAATTTTGCAGTTGCTGGTTCAACTGCCTTGCCTGCAGAAGTTTTATcgtcaaagaatataatgaacATTGTGACAAATGAATCTCTTAGCACACAACTTGAGTGGATGTTCTCCTATTTTAACACAACATGTTCCAAAG ATTGTGctaaagaaatcaaatcatCTCTCTTCATGGTTGGGGAGATTGGAGGCAATGACTATAACTATGCTTTCTTGTTTAACAAAACCACTGAAGAACTAAATGCGTTGGTTCCTGAAGTTGTCAGAGCTATAAAGGATGCTGTTGCG AAAGCCATTGGTCGCGGTGCTAGACGAGTGGTTGTCCCTGGAAACTTCCCGATAGGTTGCTTCCCGGTTTATCTTAGCCAATTCCAGCCCAATGATGCTGCTGCTTATGATGAGTTCCACTGCCTCAAGGGGTTAAACTCTTTCGCAAGTTATCACAATGAGCTTCTCAAGCAAACCGTTGAgggattgaaaagaaattaccCTGATGTGATCATAGTTTACGGCGACTATTACAAAGCATTCATGTCGATCTATCAGAACGCTCGGTCTCTTG gTTTCGATACAAAGTCGATGCAAAAAGCTTGCTGCGGGACTGGTGGTGATCATAATTTTAGCCTGATGAGAATGTGTGGAGATCCTGACGTTCCGGTTTGTCCAAagtgttag
- the LOC133694909 gene encoding acetylajmalan esterase-like gives MATSNIVCAFVLSSLFHFVLVPVFSHDVDVLQKCGFKAIYQLGDSLADTGNLITENPLSRYAWFPYGMNLSKPTGRCSNGLLMIDYIARSAKLPYLDAYLNPVRIFFGGCSGVNFAVAGSTALPAEVLLSKNIMNVVTKESLSTQLEWMFTYFNTTCSKDCAKEIKSSLFMVGEIGGNDYNYAFMFNKTTEEMKALVPEVVKAIKDAVEKVIGYGARRVVVPGNFPIGCFPVYLSQFQPNDAAAYDEFHCLKGLNSFASYHNELLKQTVEGLKRNYPDVIIVYGDYYKAFMSIYQNAQSLGFDTKTMQKACCGTGGDHNFSLMRMCGALGVPVCPNPDQHISWDGIHLTQKAYQHIAEWLINDIFPKLQCSA, from the exons ATGGCTACCAGCAACATTGTTTGTGCTTTTGTTCTTTCCTCTTTGTTCCATTTTGTTCTTGTTCCTGTATTTAGCCATGATGTAGATGTTCTTCAAAAATGCGGGTTTAAAGCAATTTATCAACTTGGGGATTCTTTAGCTGACACTGGCAATTTGATTACAGAAAATCCTCTTTCTCGATATGCTTGGTTTCCTTATGGTATGAATCTCTCGAAGCCAACCGGTAGATGCTCCAATGGGTTATTGATGATTGATTACATTG CACGCTCGGCTAAACTTCCCTATCTTGATGCCTACTTGAATCCGGTAAGAATTTTTTTCGGTGGCTGCAGCGGAGTGAATTTTGCGGTTGCTGGTTCAACTGCCTTGCCTGCAGAAGTTTTAttatcaaagaatataatgaacGTGGTGACAAAGGAATCTCTTAGCACACAACTTGAGTGGATGTTCACCTATTTTAACACAACATGTTCTAAAG ATTGTgctaaagaaattaaatcatcTCTCTTCATGGTTGGGGAGATTGGAGGCAATGACTATAACTATGCTTTCATGTTTAACAAGACCACTGAAGAAATGAAAGCGTTGGTTCCTGAAGTTGTCAAAGCTATAAAGGATGCTGTTGAG AAAGTCATTGGTTACGGTGCTAGACGAGTGGTTGTCCCCGGAAACTTCCCGATAGGATGCTTCCCGGTTTATCTTAGCCAATTCCAGCCCAATGATGCTGCTGCTTACGATGAGTTCCACTGCCTCAAGGGGTTAAACTCTTTCGCAAGTTATCACAACGAGCTTCTCAAGCAAACCGTTGAaggattgaaaagaaattaccCTGATGTGATCATAGTTTACGGCGACTATTACAAAGCATTCATGTCGATCTATCAGAATGCTCAGTCTCTTG GTTTTGATACGAAGACGATGCAAAAAGCTTGTTGTGGGACTGGTGGTGATCATAATTTTAGCCTGATGAGAATGTGTGGAGCTCTTGGCGTTCCAGTTTGTCCAAACCCTGATCAGCACATCAGCTGGGATGGAATTCATTTGACACAAAAGGCTTATCAACACATAGCAGAATGGCTTATCAACGATATCTTTCCAAAGCTTCAATGCAGTGCTTGA
- the LOC133693968 gene encoding translationally-controlled tumor protein homolog, with the protein MLVYQDLLTGDELLSDSFPYKEIENGVLWEVEGKWVVQGSIDVDIGANPSAEGGDDEGVDDQAVKVVDIVDTFRLQEQPAFDKKQFVTYIKRYIKLLTPKLEPEQQEVFKKNIEGATKFLFPKLKDFQFFVGESMHDDCSLVLAYYKEGATDPTFLYFAHGLKEVKC; encoded by the exons ATGTTGGTCTATCAAGATCTTCTTACTG GTGATGAGCTTCTCTCTGATTCATTCCCATACAAGGAAATTGAGAATGGAGTGCTTTGGGAAGTGGAAGGAAAG TGGGTTGTTCAAGGATCAATTGATGTAGACATTGGTGCTAACCCTTCTGCAGAGGGTGGAGATGATGAAGGTGTTGATGATCAGGCTGTCAAGGTTGTTGATATCGTCGACACTTTTAGGCTCCAG GAGCAACCTGCTTTTGACAAGAAGCAATTCGTTACCTACATTAAGAGGTACATTAAGTTGCTGACACCCAAATTGGAGCCAGAACAGCAAGAGGTGTTCAAGAAGAACATTGAGGGAGCTACTAAGTTCCTGTTTCCAAAGCTCAAGGACTTCCAATT CTTTGTTGGGGAGAGCATGCACGATGATTGCAGTCTGGTGCTTGCATACTACAAGGAAGGTGCTACTGATCCAACTTTTCTCTACTTTGCTCATGGCTTGAAGGAAGTCAAGTGTTAA
- the LOC133694639 gene encoding E3 ubiquitin-protein ligase RFI2-like produces MGLGNSGNDVIVDDGGGGGGGGLGGKSFGGSVSCSICLEVVTDNGDRSWAKLQCGHQFHLDCIGSAFNVKGAMQCPNCRKIEKGQWLYANGCRSLPEFTMDDWAHDEDLYDLSYSEMSFGVHWCPFGSLARLPSSFEEGEFPSNAYHDLLGHAIFAEHTAAVSSATHPCPYIAYFGPIHPSSSNSGVSVSDGSSFNNHWNGPSVPSEIPSSYAFPAMDIHYHSWEHHSPPFSTTGNRIGNADQPSVPPVTQRSARTSSDLPPRSGSLMHPFLVGHSSSARAGSSVASSMIPPYQGSNARARDRVQALQAYYQQQQPGNSPPIHTPVVSGSRRSSGHRGLSQVGTVASTSDQTGFYFIPSGASSRNFQEAENPPPTRFRSWESHLPPFSVSQVDRDSGRGTFHQAGGGSDPSIRSGSFRQRHGSERMSSQNR; encoded by the exons ATGGGATTGGGGAACAGTGGGAATGATGTGATTGTGGAtgatggaggtggtggtggtggaggaggattAGGTGGCAAGTCGTTTGGAGGGTCAGTTTCGTGTTCGATTTGTCTTGAAGTGGTAACTGATAATGGGGATCGATCATGGGCTAAGCTTCAATGTGGACACCAGTTTCATCTGG ATTGCATCGGTTCAGCATTTAATGTAAAGGGTGCAATGCAATGCCCTAATTGTCGGAAAATTGAGAAGGGTCAATGGCTCTATGCAAATGGCTGTCGTTCACTGCCAGAATTTACCATGGATGACTGGGCACATGATGAGGACCTTTATGACTTAAGTTACTCTGAAATg TCCTTTGGAGTTCATTGGTGTCCGTTTGGTAGCCTAGCACGATTGCCTTCATCCTTTGA GGAAGGAGAATTTCCATCAAATGCAT ATCATGATCTATTAGGGCATGCCATATTTGCCGAACATACTGCAGCAGTATCATCTGCTACCCATCCATGCCCATATATTGCTTATTTTGGACCAATTCACCCTTCATCTTCGAACTCTGGTGTCAGTGTTTCAGATGGTTCTAGTTTTAACAATCACTGGAATGGCCCATCAGTACCTAGTGAGATCCCTAGTTCCTATGCTTTTCCTGCCATGGATATCCATTATCACAGTTGGGAGCACCATTCTCCTCCCTTCTCAACAACAGGCAATCGAATAGGTAATGCAGATCAACCTTCAGTTCCACCTGTTACTCAAAGGTCAGCTAGAACTAGTTCAGATCTTCCACCAAGGTCAGGATCTTTAATGCATCCATTCCTTGTTGGTCATAG TTCTAGTGCTAGAGCTGGGAGTTCGGTCGCTTCCTCAATGATTCCACCTTACCAAGGCAGCAATGCACGGGCACGTGATAGAGTTCAAGCCCTCCAGGCATACTACCAACAACAACAGCCTGGAAATTCACCGCCCATTCACACACCAGTTGTTTCTGGAAGCCGAAGATCCAGCGGTCATAGAGGCTTGTCTCAAGTAGGAACGGTTGCCTCAACATCCGATCAGACTGGCTTCTATTTCATCCCATCAGGAGCATCAAGTCGGAACTTCCAAGAAGCAGAAAATCCTCCTCCAACTCGATTTCGTTCATGGGAAAGTCACTTGCCACCATTCTCAGTAAGTCAGGTTGACAGGGATTCAGGTAGGGGCACATTCCATCAGGCTGGTGGCGGTTCAGATCCCAGCATCAGATCTGGCAGCTTCCGCCAAAGGCATGGATCCGAGAGAATGTCATCACAAAATCGGTGA
- the LOC133694728 gene encoding serine/arginine-rich splicing factor SR30-like isoform X1 codes for MSRASRTLYVGNLPGDIREREVEDLFYKYGPIVDIDLKIPPRPPGYAFVEFEDAHDAKYAIRGLDGYNFDGCRLRVELAHGGRRHSSPVDRYSSYSGSSGSRGPPKHSDYRVLVTGLPSSASWQDLKDHMRRAGDVCFSQVFRDRGGMTGIVDYTNYDDMKYAIKKLDDSEFRNAFSRAYIRVREYDSRRSYSRSPSCSSHVSRSRSRSRSRSHGRSYSDRSRSKSPRAKYSRRSRSVSVSSRSRAGSSPRSLSRSRSRSRSPVDSQPRSKQDYRTPSRSPAHLSRPRSPSVRSDRSRSVDSMDR; via the exons atgagcCGAGCAAGTCGAACACTTTACGTTGGCAATCTCCCCGGAGATATTCGCGAGAGGGAAGTTGAAGATTTGTTTTATAAG TATGGGCCCATTGTTGACATTGATTTGAAAATCCCACCGAGACCTCCAGGCTATGCATTTGTTGAG TTTGAAGATGCTCATGATGCTAAATATGCAATTCGCGGTCTGGATGGATACAATTTTGATGGTTGTCGATTACGA GTTGAGCTTGCTCATGGTGGGCGAAGACATTCATCACCAGTGGATCGTTATAGCAGTTACAGTGGTAGCAGTGGTAGCCGTGGGCCTCCCAAGCACTCTGACTATCGTG TTTTAGTCACTGGATTGCCTTCTTCTGCTTCATGGCAAGACTTAAAG GATCATATGCGTCGAGCTGGGGATGTCTGCTTTTCTCAAGTCTTTCGTGACCGTGGTG GCATGACAGGAATTGTAGACTACACGAACTATGATGACATGAAATATGCT ATCAAGAAGCTTGATGACTCTGAGTTCCGGAATGCATTTTCTCGGGCATATATTCGG GTGCGGGAGTATGATTCTAGACGGAGTTACTCTAGGAGCCCCAGTTGCAGTTCACATGTGTCAAGAAGCCGGAGTCGCAGTCGCAGTCGCAGTCACGGTCGAAGCTATAGTGACAGAAGCCGAAG CAAGTCTCCAAGGGCAAAATATTCACGGCGTTCTCGATCTGTATCTGTTTCCTCTCGTTCTCGTGCAGGATCATCTCCACGATCTTTGTCGAG ATCCCGTTCAAGATCAAGATCTCCAGTTGATTCT CAGCCTCGCAGCAAACAAGACTATAGAACCCCAAGCAGAAGCCCCGCACATTTATCTCGGCCCCGTTCGCCTTCT GTGAGATCTGATAGAAGTCGTTCAGTAGACTCCATGGATCGTTGA
- the LOC133694728 gene encoding serine/arginine-rich splicing factor SR30-like isoform X2 encodes MSRASRTLYVGNLPGDIREREVEDLFYKYGPIVDIDLKIPPRPPGYAFVEFEDAHDAKYAIRGLDGYNFDGCRLRVELAHGGRRHSSPVDRYSSYSGSSGSRGPPKHSDYRVLVTGLPSSASWQDLKDHMRRAGDVCFSQVFRDRGGMTGIVDYTNYDDMKYAIKKLDDSEFRNAFSRAYIRVREYDSRRSYSRSPSCSSHVSRSRSRSRSRSHGRSYSDRSRSKSPRAKYSRRSRSVSVSSRSRAGSSPRSLSRSRSRSRSPVDSPRSKQDYRTPSRSPAHLSRPRSPSVRSDRSRSVDSMDR; translated from the exons atgagcCGAGCAAGTCGAACACTTTACGTTGGCAATCTCCCCGGAGATATTCGCGAGAGGGAAGTTGAAGATTTGTTTTATAAG TATGGGCCCATTGTTGACATTGATTTGAAAATCCCACCGAGACCTCCAGGCTATGCATTTGTTGAG TTTGAAGATGCTCATGATGCTAAATATGCAATTCGCGGTCTGGATGGATACAATTTTGATGGTTGTCGATTACGA GTTGAGCTTGCTCATGGTGGGCGAAGACATTCATCACCAGTGGATCGTTATAGCAGTTACAGTGGTAGCAGTGGTAGCCGTGGGCCTCCCAAGCACTCTGACTATCGTG TTTTAGTCACTGGATTGCCTTCTTCTGCTTCATGGCAAGACTTAAAG GATCATATGCGTCGAGCTGGGGATGTCTGCTTTTCTCAAGTCTTTCGTGACCGTGGTG GCATGACAGGAATTGTAGACTACACGAACTATGATGACATGAAATATGCT ATCAAGAAGCTTGATGACTCTGAGTTCCGGAATGCATTTTCTCGGGCATATATTCGG GTGCGGGAGTATGATTCTAGACGGAGTTACTCTAGGAGCCCCAGTTGCAGTTCACATGTGTCAAGAAGCCGGAGTCGCAGTCGCAGTCGCAGTCACGGTCGAAGCTATAGTGACAGAAGCCGAAG CAAGTCTCCAAGGGCAAAATATTCACGGCGTTCTCGATCTGTATCTGTTTCCTCTCGTTCTCGTGCAGGATCATCTCCACGATCTTTGTCGAG ATCCCGTTCAAGATCAAGATCTCCAGTTGATTCT CCTCGCAGCAAACAAGACTATAGAACCCCAAGCAGAAGCCCCGCACATTTATCTCGGCCCCGTTCGCCTTCT GTGAGATCTGATAGAAGTCGTTCAGTAGACTCCATGGATCGTTGA
- the LOC133694728 gene encoding serine/arginine-rich splicing factor SR30-like isoform X3, giving the protein MSRASRTLYVGNLPGDIREREVEDLFYKYGPIVDIDLKIPPRPPGYAFVEFEDAHDAKYAIRGLDGYNFDGCRLRVELAHGGRRHSSPVDRYSSYSGSSGSRGPPKHSDYRVLVTGLPSSASWQDLKDHMRRAGDVCFSQVFRDRGGMTGIVDYTNYDDMKYAIKKLDDSEFRNAFSRAYIRVREYDSRRSYSRSPSCSSHVSRSRSRSRSRSHGRSYSDRSRSKSPRAKYSRRSRSVSVSSRSRAGSSPRSLSSDLATWGLDVKDLMGCGGSYVCTSLLVLR; this is encoded by the exons atgagcCGAGCAAGTCGAACACTTTACGTTGGCAATCTCCCCGGAGATATTCGCGAGAGGGAAGTTGAAGATTTGTTTTATAAG TATGGGCCCATTGTTGACATTGATTTGAAAATCCCACCGAGACCTCCAGGCTATGCATTTGTTGAG TTTGAAGATGCTCATGATGCTAAATATGCAATTCGCGGTCTGGATGGATACAATTTTGATGGTTGTCGATTACGA GTTGAGCTTGCTCATGGTGGGCGAAGACATTCATCACCAGTGGATCGTTATAGCAGTTACAGTGGTAGCAGTGGTAGCCGTGGGCCTCCCAAGCACTCTGACTATCGTG TTTTAGTCACTGGATTGCCTTCTTCTGCTTCATGGCAAGACTTAAAG GATCATATGCGTCGAGCTGGGGATGTCTGCTTTTCTCAAGTCTTTCGTGACCGTGGTG GCATGACAGGAATTGTAGACTACACGAACTATGATGACATGAAATATGCT ATCAAGAAGCTTGATGACTCTGAGTTCCGGAATGCATTTTCTCGGGCATATATTCGG GTGCGGGAGTATGATTCTAGACGGAGTTACTCTAGGAGCCCCAGTTGCAGTTCACATGTGTCAAGAAGCCGGAGTCGCAGTCGCAGTCGCAGTCACGGTCGAAGCTATAGTGACAGAAGCCGAAG CAAGTCTCCAAGGGCAAAATATTCACGGCGTTCTCGATCTGTATCTGTTTCCTCTCGTTCTCGTGCAGGATCATCTCCACGATCTTTGTCGAG TGATCTGGCCACCTGGGGATTGGATGTTAAGGACTTGATGGGATGTGGTGGGTCGTATGTGTGCACCTCTTTGCTTGTTTTGAGgtaa